From Neobacillus sp. PS2-9, the proteins below share one genomic window:
- a CDS encoding GntP family permease, with translation MQLFIILLSLGLLMFVAYRGFSVILFAPLCALLAVLLVDPSHVLPFFSGVFMEKMVGFIKSYFPVFLLGAIFGKVVEMSGIAESIAKTIVRWVGAKRAMLTIILLGAILTYSGVSLFVAVFAIYPFAAQMFREANIPKRLIPGTIALGAFTFTMDALPGTPQIQNVIPINFFKTDIYAAPTLGIIGAIFVLGLGLLYLETRRKKAEKAGEGYYGFGTENASALELAKSEENEMVPDLKSQQSVLRQIMAFVPLVLVGVTNKLFITYIPEWYPNGFDFSAIGLNAYTVDVKAVASIWAVELALVVGIVTSLAFDWKRVTVNFKEGLNLSIAGALLATMNTGAEYGFGGVISSLPGFTKISDAISSTFTNPLVNGAVTTSSLAGITGSASGGMGIALGAMAEKYNQAIAAAHIPPEVMHRVVAMASGGMDTLPHNGAVITLLAVTGLTHKQSYRDIFAVTVIKTVAVFFVIAIYSMFNII, from the coding sequence ATGCAATTATTTATTATTCTTTTGTCGCTTGGGCTATTAATGTTCGTAGCGTACCGTGGTTTCTCTGTTATTTTATTTGCACCACTCTGCGCACTTTTAGCCGTACTACTCGTTGACCCAAGCCATGTTTTACCGTTTTTCTCCGGTGTATTTATGGAAAAAATGGTCGGATTCATTAAATCTTATTTTCCTGTCTTTTTACTAGGAGCGATTTTTGGAAAAGTAGTTGAAATGTCAGGCATCGCAGAATCAATTGCAAAAACAATTGTCCGTTGGGTCGGTGCGAAACGTGCGATGCTCACCATCATTTTACTAGGTGCTATCTTAACCTATAGCGGCGTAAGCTTATTCGTAGCTGTATTCGCCATTTATCCATTTGCCGCTCAAATGTTTAGAGAAGCAAACATTCCAAAACGGTTGATTCCTGGAACCATCGCTCTCGGTGCTTTTACCTTCACGATGGATGCATTACCAGGAACACCGCAAATCCAGAACGTTATACCAATTAACTTCTTTAAAACAGATATCTACGCAGCACCAACACTGGGAATTATCGGTGCTATCTTTGTCTTAGGACTCGGTCTTCTCTATCTAGAAACAAGAAGGAAAAAAGCAGAAAAAGCAGGGGAAGGCTACTATGGCTTTGGCACAGAAAATGCTTCGGCTTTGGAGCTGGCCAAATCAGAGGAAAATGAAATGGTACCGGATTTAAAGTCACAACAATCTGTTTTACGCCAAATCATGGCGTTTGTGCCTCTAGTGCTTGTAGGAGTAACAAATAAACTATTCATTACCTACATTCCAGAATGGTATCCGAATGGGTTTGATTTTTCTGCTATCGGCTTAAATGCATACACGGTAGATGTAAAAGCAGTTGCTTCTATTTGGGCAGTTGAACTGGCGCTAGTAGTCGGGATCGTCACATCCCTTGCGTTTGATTGGAAACGAGTAACCGTAAACTTTAAAGAAGGTTTAAACCTAAGTATTGCTGGGGCATTGCTTGCGACCATGAATACAGGTGCGGAATACGGTTTTGGAGGGGTTATTTCTTCTCTTCCAGGGTTTACGAAAATCAGTGATGCGATTTCTAGTACGTTTACCAATCCGCTTGTTAACGGTGCTGTAACTACCAGTTCCCTTGCCGGTATTACAGGTTCTGCATCTGGGGGAATGGGGATTGCGCTAGGCGCGATGGCGGAAAAATACAATCAAGCGATTGCTGCAGCACATATCCCTCCTGAAGTTATGCACCGTGTGGTAGCGATGGCATCCGGGGGGATGGATACTCTGCCGCATAATGGAGCGGTTATTACCCTGCTTGCAGTAACAGGATTGACTCACAAGCAGTCTTACCGTGACATCTTCGCTGTAACAGTGATTAAAACAGTAGCTGTATTCTTTGTCATTGCGATTTACTCTATGTTTAACATCATTTAA
- the mglA gene encoding galactose/methyl galactoside ABC transporter ATP-binding protein MglA, which translates to MSESSTTNLLEMLNITKRFPGVLALDNVSLKVKPGSVHALMGENGAGKSTLMKCLFGIYSMDEGKILFDGKEVSFANSKQALENGVSMVHQELNQVRQQNVMDNLWLGRYPKKGIFVDEKKMYEDTTAIFKSLDINIDPRSKVSTLSVSEMQMVEIAKAVSYHSKIIVMDEPTSSLTETEVNHLFRIIRKLQSEHVAIIYISHKMEEILKISDEVTIMRDGQYIATRSAKELTTDEIIKLMVGRDLSQRFPAKVNEPGEKILKVSDFTAETQPSFSNINFELRKGEILGIAGLVGSKRTEVVEALFGIRGISSGTIELHGKVIQNHSPQHAIKNGFALVTEERRSTGIFPELSISFNSIISNMKQYKTKSGFLSDKKVEHDTQWVIDSMKVKTPSQKTAIGSLSGGNQQKVIIGRWLLTKPDILLLDEPTRGIDVGAKFEIYQLINELAAEGKGIIMISSEMPELLGVTDRILVMSNGKAAGIVETAKTSQEEIMRLAALY; encoded by the coding sequence ATGTCAGAATCCAGTACTACCAATCTACTAGAAATGCTTAATATTACCAAAAGATTCCCTGGAGTACTTGCATTGGACAACGTTTCCCTGAAAGTGAAGCCTGGTTCCGTACATGCCTTGATGGGCGAAAATGGTGCAGGAAAATCCACATTAATGAAATGCCTATTTGGCATTTACTCGATGGATGAAGGCAAAATTCTGTTTGATGGAAAAGAGGTTTCCTTTGCTAATTCAAAGCAGGCACTTGAAAACGGCGTTTCCATGGTGCACCAAGAACTAAACCAGGTACGTCAGCAAAATGTTATGGATAATTTATGGCTAGGGCGATATCCGAAAAAAGGCATTTTCGTTGATGAGAAGAAAATGTACGAGGATACAACAGCTATTTTTAAGAGTTTGGATATCAACATCGACCCTCGCAGCAAGGTGAGCACATTATCCGTTTCGGAAATGCAAATGGTGGAAATTGCTAAAGCCGTTTCTTATCATTCAAAAATCATCGTAATGGACGAACCGACCTCGTCCCTAACCGAAACAGAGGTAAATCATCTGTTTAGAATCATCCGGAAGCTCCAAAGTGAGCATGTGGCGATCATCTATATTTCTCACAAAATGGAGGAAATTCTGAAGATCTCCGATGAAGTGACGATCATGCGTGACGGTCAATATATTGCGACAAGAAGCGCGAAGGAATTAACAACAGATGAGATTATCAAGCTGATGGTTGGCCGTGACCTATCTCAGCGATTCCCAGCTAAAGTAAACGAACCGGGAGAAAAGATCTTAAAGGTTTCAGATTTTACAGCGGAAACACAGCCTTCTTTTTCAAATATTAACTTTGAACTTCGTAAAGGTGAAATCTTAGGGATTGCTGGATTAGTAGGTTCAAAGCGAACAGAGGTGGTTGAGGCGCTGTTTGGCATTCGCGGAATCTCATCTGGAACAATTGAATTACACGGAAAGGTGATTCAAAATCATTCTCCACAGCACGCGATCAAAAACGGCTTTGCACTCGTAACAGAAGAAAGAAGATCAACAGGAATTTTCCCTGAATTAAGCATTAGCTTTAACTCGATTATTTCTAACATGAAACAATATAAAACAAAAAGCGGGTTTCTGTCAGATAAGAAAGTAGAACACGATACACAATGGGTCATTGATTCAATGAAGGTAAAAACTCCTTCACAAAAAACAGCCATTGGCAGTCTTTCAGGCGGTAACCAGCAGAAGGTGATTATTGGGCGCTGGCTTTTAACCAAACCGGATATTTTATTGCTGGATGAACCGACACGAGGAATCGATGTAGGAGCCAAGTTTGAAATCTACCAGTTAATTAATGAGTTAGCGGCAGAAGGAAAGGGAATTATTATGATTTCTTCTGAAATGCCAGAGCTTTTAGGGGTAACCGACCGAATTTTGGTCATGAGTAATGGTAAAGCAGCGGGAATCGTTGAAACAGCAAAAACATCGCAAGAAGAAATCATGCGATTAGCAGCTTTGTATTAG
- a CDS encoding sigma 54-interacting transcriptional regulator gives MYQGFENIPYNWHEQIINLLAERIVVVDREGIILYINEAYCEFLGTTVEDAINRPVEEVIENTRMHIVANTGQKELASLHPINGSEMIANRYPLIVDGERVGALGTVMFRTPEEWRMYKTKIQRLVEELKYYKTKVEKELKSKYQFSDLIGNSQSFLAAKKLAERISESNSSVLLIGESGTGKELFAHAIHNNSMRESLPFVAINCASIPEHLLESELFGYEEGAFTGAKKGGKKGQFEIANNGTLFLDEIGDMPLSMQSKLLRVLQEKEVQRVGAPKSIPVDVRIIAATHRDLEKLVEEGKFRQDLYYRLNVIKIEIPPLRKRKEDIPQISISLLKKLERRFYRKGIELSAGVKERLMQHAWPGNIRELENVLERTINVLDGKTIELVHLPLYLRELEPESPSEIESRTESNQPLEEISLPVVPLKETLAHAEKKAILNALNVTNGNKQEAAKLLEIGKTSFYEKCKIYEIK, from the coding sequence ATGTACCAAGGATTTGAGAATATCCCCTATAATTGGCATGAGCAAATTATTAATCTATTAGCGGAACGAATTGTAGTGGTGGATCGAGAGGGTATTATTCTTTATATTAATGAGGCTTATTGCGAGTTTTTGGGGACGACAGTGGAGGATGCCATTAACCGGCCTGTGGAAGAGGTAATTGAAAATACCCGCATGCATATCGTTGCCAATACAGGACAAAAAGAGCTTGCTTCGTTGCACCCCATCAATGGTAGTGAAATGATTGCTAACCGCTATCCTCTCATCGTGGATGGAGAAAGGGTCGGAGCCTTGGGAACCGTCATGTTCCGTACACCAGAGGAATGGCGGATGTATAAAACGAAAATACAAAGACTTGTAGAAGAACTGAAATATTATAAAACAAAAGTTGAAAAGGAATTGAAAAGTAAGTATCAATTCTCCGACTTAATTGGGAATAGCCAGTCTTTTTTAGCAGCGAAAAAACTAGCAGAAAGAATATCTGAGAGTAACTCATCAGTCTTATTAATCGGTGAATCTGGGACGGGTAAAGAGTTATTTGCCCACGCCATACATAATAATAGTATGCGAGAATCATTGCCTTTTGTGGCCATCAACTGCGCATCGATTCCTGAACATTTACTAGAATCGGAGTTGTTTGGGTATGAAGAAGGTGCCTTTACAGGAGCAAAAAAAGGGGGGAAGAAGGGACAGTTTGAAATTGCCAATAATGGGACCCTTTTTCTGGATGAAATTGGGGACATGCCCCTCTCGATGCAAAGCAAGCTTTTGCGAGTCTTACAGGAAAAAGAGGTGCAGCGGGTCGGAGCTCCAAAGTCCATTCCTGTTGATGTTCGAATCATCGCGGCAACCCATCGGGATTTAGAGAAGCTGGTGGAGGAAGGGAAGTTTCGTCAGGACTTATATTACCGATTGAATGTCATAAAAATTGAAATTCCTCCTCTTAGAAAAAGAAAAGAGGATATCCCACAAATCTCTATCAGTTTATTGAAAAAACTGGAGAGGAGATTTTATCGTAAAGGGATAGAGTTGTCAGCTGGGGTAAAAGAAAGATTAATGCAGCATGCCTGGCCGGGAAACATTCGTGAGCTTGAGAATGTGTTGGAGCGAACGATCAATGTTCTAGATGGGAAAACCATTGAATTGGTTCACCTGCCATTATATTTACGTGAATTGGAACCGGAGAGCCCCTCTGAGATCGAGAGCCGTACGGAAAGCAATCAGCCTTTGGAGGAAATTTCCTTACCGGTGGTTCCTTTAAAAGAAACACTGGCTCATGCAGAAAAAAAGGCCATACTAAATGCGCTCAATGTAACCAACGGAAATAAGCAAGAAGCCGCCAAACTCCTGGAAATAGGAAAAACCAGCTTCTACGAAAAATGCAAAATATATGAGATAAAATAG
- the mglB gene encoding galactose/glucose ABC transporter substrate-binding protein MglB → MLKKKKGLVLSLTVASSILLAAGCSSSTSGSDSGKGKDGGLPAVGATIYKFDDNFMSYVRRAMEDSAKGKVNLMLNDSQNDQAKQIEQVDTLIAKGAKSLAINLVDPKAAQTIIDKAKPKNIPVIFFNKEPDASVLAGYDKAYYVGTTSSESGVIQGELIAKAWEANKDKWDKNKDGKIQYVLLKGEPGHPDAEARTKFAVDTVKEKGIQVEELAMDTAMWDATKATEKMDAWLAKYNDKIEFVIANNDGMALGAIASLEKGGYFSGDKYMPVVGVDAIPEALEMIEKGKMVGTVLNDAKNQGKATIELATNAANGKDVLDGTEWKLDDKKAVRVPYVEVTKDNIQVGKDAYK, encoded by the coding sequence ATGCTTAAGAAGAAAAAAGGGTTGGTTCTATCTTTAACAGTTGCATCTAGTATTCTATTAGCCGCAGGCTGCAGCAGCTCAACAAGCGGTTCTGATTCTGGCAAAGGTAAGGACGGCGGTCTACCAGCTGTTGGTGCAACCATCTACAAATTTGATGACAACTTCATGTCCTATGTACGTCGTGCAATGGAAGATTCAGCAAAGGGTAAAGTAAACCTTATGCTAAATGACTCACAAAACGACCAGGCAAAACAAATTGAGCAAGTAGATACATTGATTGCAAAGGGTGCAAAATCCCTAGCTATCAACCTAGTAGATCCAAAAGCAGCTCAAACAATTATTGATAAAGCAAAACCAAAGAATATTCCAGTTATTTTCTTTAACAAAGAGCCAGATGCAAGTGTACTAGCAGGCTATGATAAAGCTTACTATGTAGGAACAACATCTTCTGAATCAGGCGTGATTCAGGGTGAATTGATTGCGAAGGCTTGGGAAGCGAACAAAGATAAGTGGGATAAGAATAAAGACGGCAAAATCCAATACGTACTATTAAAAGGTGAACCAGGACACCCAGATGCAGAAGCGCGTACAAAGTTTGCAGTTGATACTGTAAAAGAAAAAGGCATCCAAGTTGAAGAATTAGCGATGGATACAGCTATGTGGGATGCAACAAAAGCAACTGAAAAAATGGATGCTTGGTTAGCAAAATACAATGACAAAATCGAATTCGTGATCGCTAACAACGACGGTATGGCATTAGGTGCGATTGCATCTCTTGAAAAGGGTGGATACTTCTCTGGCGACAAGTATATGCCAGTTGTAGGTGTTGACGCGATTCCTGAAGCATTAGAAATGATTGAAAAAGGGAAAATGGTTGGTACTGTGTTAAATGACGCGAAAAACCAAGGTAAAGCAACCATTGAACTTGCTACAAATGCAGCAAACGGTAAGGACGTTTTAGATGGAACAGAGTGGAAGCTTGACGACAAGAAAGCGGTTCGTGTTCCTTACGTTGAAGTAACAAAAGACAACATCCAAGTTGGTAAAGACGCGTATAAATAA
- the mglC gene encoding galactose/methyl galactoside ABC transporter permease MglC has product MKNSATQKGSITKLLFDNVIYVFLILLVIGIVIASPDFLSVTNLINILSQSSSRIIIALGMAGILITAGTDLSAGRMVGLAAVISASMLQAGDYAYKMYPNLPELPLIVPIIIAMIATGLIATVNGVIVSKLHVPPFIATLGMMIGVYGLTSIYFDRPPYGAQPIGGLSEKFTTFAQRGIPIGSYEIPYLVIYAIIATIVIWVIWNKTQLGKNMYAIGGNPEAAKVSGVNVARNIIIIYMIAGLLYGFSGTLEAGRVGSATNNTGNMYELDAIAACVVGGVSLSGGIGTVPGVVTGVLIFQIINYGLAFLGVSPYIQFIVKGLIIVVAVAFDMRKHAKKK; this is encoded by the coding sequence ATGAAAAATTCAGCTACACAAAAAGGCAGTATAACCAAACTGCTCTTTGATAATGTGATTTATGTCTTTTTAATCCTACTCGTTATTGGAATCGTAATCGCTTCTCCTGACTTTCTTTCAGTTACAAACTTAATCAATATTTTAAGTCAATCCTCGTCCCGTATCATCATTGCACTAGGGATGGCAGGAATCCTGATTACAGCCGGCACGGACTTATCTGCTGGACGGATGGTCGGACTCGCAGCCGTTATCTCAGCATCTATGCTGCAAGCGGGCGATTACGCGTATAAAATGTATCCGAATTTACCGGAATTACCGTTGATTGTTCCGATTATTATTGCAATGATTGCAACTGGTCTTATTGCAACAGTGAATGGTGTCATTGTATCAAAATTACACGTTCCACCGTTCATTGCTACCTTAGGTATGATGATTGGTGTGTATGGTTTAACTTCCATTTATTTTGACCGCCCGCCATATGGCGCACAGCCGATTGGTGGATTAAGCGAAAAGTTTACAACTTTTGCCCAACGTGGGATTCCAATTGGTTCCTATGAAATTCCTTATCTTGTTATTTATGCTATTATAGCTACTATTGTTATTTGGGTAATTTGGAATAAAACGCAATTGGGGAAAAACATGTACGCCATCGGCGGAAATCCTGAAGCTGCAAAGGTTTCCGGTGTTAACGTAGCAAGAAATATTATTATTATCTATATGATCGCAGGTCTATTATATGGCTTCTCTGGTACGCTTGAAGCAGGCCGTGTAGGTAGTGCGACAAATAATACAGGTAATATGTACGAATTAGATGCCATCGCAGCCTGCGTGGTCGGTGGGGTATCTTTATCAGGTGGTATTGGAACGGTACCAGGCGTTGTCACTGGTGTTCTTATATTCCAAATCATCAACTACGGTCTAGCCTTCCTTGGGGTAAGTCCATACATCCAATTCATTGTTAAAGGCTTAATTATCGTCGTAGCGGTTGCCTTTGACATGAGAAAACATGCGAAGAAGAAATAA
- a CDS encoding L-cystine transporter produces the protein MNALLIIVNILVLFALMFGLFMMQKKHVSFSKRVFTALGLGIIFGFIIHLIYGTTHEVTTGSIDWFNIVGNGYVKLLQMVVMPLVFISIVAAFTKLKLTKNIGKISFLVIGILLGTTAISAAVGIGSALGFGLDGIQLNAGDAEKARNAQLEERVAGVESMTLPQQIIELIPSNPFQDLTGARPTSTIAVVIFAVFIGVAYLGVKRKESEHGEFFARIIDTAYSIVMRVVTLILRLTPYGILAIITRVTATSDYEAIAKLGKFVIASYVALIVMFIVHLLLLSFVKLNPRNYVKKGLPTLTFAFTSRTSAGTLPMTIKTQTKDLGVSEGIANFAGSFGLSIGQNGCAGIYPAMLAVMVAPAAGVDPTSLSFILTLILVVAISSFGVAGVGGGATFAALIVLSIMNLPIAIVGLLISVEPLIDMGRTALNVSGAMTAGVLTSKATGEFDQETYQQPNIVEA, from the coding sequence ATGAACGCCCTTCTTATCATTGTTAATATCCTTGTTTTGTTTGCGCTCATGTTTGGTCTTTTCATGATGCAAAAAAAACATGTCTCTTTTTCTAAACGTGTTTTTACAGCATTAGGCTTAGGTATTATTTTTGGTTTTATCATCCATCTGATCTATGGCACCACACATGAGGTGACAACAGGGTCCATCGATTGGTTTAACATTGTAGGAAATGGTTATGTTAAGCTACTGCAAATGGTAGTTATGCCGCTGGTTTTCATTAGTATCGTTGCCGCTTTTACTAAATTAAAATTAACCAAAAATATCGGGAAGATTAGCTTTCTTGTGATTGGAATTTTGCTTGGTACGACAGCTATTTCTGCAGCCGTTGGAATTGGATCTGCATTAGGGTTTGGTCTTGACGGGATTCAGTTAAACGCGGGAGATGCCGAGAAAGCTAGAAATGCTCAACTTGAGGAAAGAGTGGCCGGTGTGGAAAGTATGACATTGCCACAGCAGATTATTGAGTTAATTCCGAGTAATCCATTTCAGGATTTAACAGGAGCACGGCCAACTTCTACGATTGCCGTTGTTATCTTCGCTGTCTTTATTGGGGTTGCCTATCTTGGAGTCAAACGAAAGGAATCTGAACACGGCGAGTTTTTCGCGCGGATCATAGATACGGCGTATTCGATTGTCATGAGGGTAGTAACATTGATTCTTCGCCTCACACCGTATGGCATTTTAGCAATTATTACAAGGGTCACCGCCACAAGTGATTATGAAGCTATTGCTAAATTAGGAAAGTTTGTCATTGCTTCCTATGTGGCGCTTATCGTTATGTTTATTGTCCATCTATTACTGTTATCGTTTGTTAAACTAAACCCAAGAAATTATGTGAAAAAGGGCCTTCCTACCTTAACCTTTGCCTTTACTTCACGTACAAGTGCGGGAACGTTACCAATGACGATTAAAACACAGACAAAAGACTTGGGCGTTTCTGAAGGGATAGCAAACTTTGCAGGCTCATTTGGACTTTCCATTGGTCAAAATGGCTGTGCGGGGATTTACCCAGCCATGCTTGCCGTTATGGTTGCTCCAGCAGCAGGGGTCGACCCAACCAGTCTCTCCTTTATTCTTACGCTCATCTTGGTCGTAGCGATTAGCTCCTTTGGTGTTGCAGGTGTTGGCGGTGGTGCTACCTTTGCAGCCCTGATCGTACTTTCTATTATGAACCTGCCAATTGCCATAGTCGGTTTACTTATCTCAGTAGAGCCACTCATTGACATGGGCCGTACAGCACTAAACGTCAGCGGAGCCATGACTGCAGGCGTCCTAACAAGCAAAGCAACAGGCGAATTCGACCAAGAGACCTACCAACAACCAAACATTGTAGAAGCATAA
- a CDS encoding 3-hydroxybutyrate dehydrogenase, with protein sequence MKQSLEGKTAFITGSASGIGLELAKTFAQEGAKVVISDLNAVKSEEVAAELREQGFEALAAPCDVTNEEAFKNSLELAYQTFGSLDILVNNAGMQYVSPIEEFPTEKFELLVKIMLTAPFVGIKHVFPLMKKQGFGRVINMASINGVIGFAGKAAYNSAKHGVIGLTKVAALEGAADGITVNALCPGYVDTPLVRNQLGDLAKTRNVSLDRVLEEVIFPLVPQRRLLSVTEIADYAVFLASDKGRGITGQAVILDGGYTAQ encoded by the coding sequence ATGAAACAGTCATTAGAAGGGAAAACAGCATTTATTACTGGATCTGCAAGTGGAATTGGATTAGAACTCGCAAAGACCTTTGCACAGGAAGGCGCAAAGGTAGTTATTTCGGATTTAAACGCGGTCAAGAGCGAAGAAGTGGCCGCTGAGTTAAGGGAGCAAGGATTTGAAGCGCTAGCTGCCCCTTGTGATGTAACAAATGAGGAAGCTTTTAAAAATAGCCTAGAGCTAGCCTACCAGACATTTGGAAGCCTTGATATTTTAGTCAATAATGCCGGAATGCAGTATGTGTCTCCAATTGAGGAGTTCCCAACTGAAAAATTTGAGTTACTTGTCAAAATCATGTTAACTGCACCGTTTGTTGGTATCAAACATGTTTTTCCACTTATGAAAAAACAAGGATTTGGAAGAGTCATCAATATGGCTTCCATTAACGGTGTCATCGGCTTTGCTGGGAAAGCTGCTTACAATAGTGCCAAACATGGAGTCATTGGTTTAACGAAAGTGGCAGCACTAGAAGGCGCAGCTGACGGAATCACTGTAAATGCATTATGTCCTGGCTATGTTGATACCCCGCTTGTGAGAAACCAACTAGGGGATTTGGCGAAAACTAGGAATGTCAGCTTAGATCGTGTACTTGAAGAAGTGATTTTCCCGCTTGTTCCTCAAAGAAGGCTATTATCTGTTACGGAAATTGCCGATTATGCCGTCTTTTTAGCAAGTGATAAAGGAAGAGGAATAACCGGTCAGGCAGTCATCCTGGATGGTGGCTATACAGCCCAATAA
- a CDS encoding response regulator, producing MLSILIVDDEVIERKALTKIINSSLKDVRVIGEAPNGRKAIEMAAEHRPDIIFMDIKMPGVDGVQAVKEIRKMDPGIRFIMVSAFNTFEYAKEVMQQGVKEYILKPSSKQDILEAVARVSSDILEERKLREEQQSLRENLERAVSIAQKEWVSSLLVNSVRDITFDEWGQLLGVEITSGYIMLLSLQPRANAELSISDRQNWYMWLKEVQKSVGKNEEMMIGQLTDSQVPVLFLCKKTEEKPKFKTSVQVIVERLHHLFQKESFQAELRIGVGLPYNHAHELNQSYHEAVLALKQLLKTPNRKYIIGVKQGSSQENPENGVLEVEKKLLEAVRQGDVNQVLYIFDTFVAKHADDKNVKAVLVKKSFDELFILLSRMLHDLGISYEQTPTIDVFEDRNVIFEKGKSHLLSVVHHVQVWRNNHAKGMLHKAKEYIEKHFADSITLESVAEFVELSPFYLSKLFKDRFGMTFIDYLTEIRIQHAKAEMVDPGKSLKEICYSVGYKDPNYFSRVFKKQTGLSPSEFRKATVSQ from the coding sequence TTGTTAAGTATTCTTATAGTGGATGATGAAGTGATTGAGCGGAAAGCATTAACGAAAATTATTAACAGCTCCTTAAAGGACGTAAGGGTCATTGGGGAAGCTCCCAATGGCAGGAAAGCAATAGAAATGGCTGCAGAACACAGGCCTGATATTATTTTTATGGATATTAAAATGCCCGGTGTGGATGGAGTTCAAGCGGTTAAGGAAATTAGAAAAATGGACCCAGGGATCCGCTTTATTATGGTTTCTGCTTTTAATACATTTGAATACGCCAAAGAAGTGATGCAGCAGGGTGTCAAAGAATATATCCTCAAACCGAGCAGTAAACAAGATATCCTGGAGGCAGTTGCACGTGTTTCTAGTGATATCTTAGAGGAGCGGAAACTTAGAGAAGAACAGCAAAGCTTAAGAGAAAACCTCGAGCGTGCCGTATCTATCGCTCAAAAAGAGTGGGTATCTTCTCTATTAGTTAATTCGGTTCGAGATATTACGTTCGATGAGTGGGGCCAATTATTAGGGGTAGAAATTACCTCGGGATATATTATGCTTCTCTCTCTTCAGCCAAGGGCGAATGCCGAGCTTTCAATCAGCGATAGGCAGAATTGGTATATGTGGCTGAAGGAAGTCCAAAAATCAGTAGGGAAAAATGAAGAGATGATGATTGGGCAATTAACCGACTCACAAGTACCAGTTTTATTTTTATGTAAAAAGACTGAGGAAAAACCAAAATTTAAAACGAGTGTACAGGTGATCGTTGAGAGGCTGCACCACTTGTTTCAAAAAGAATCTTTCCAGGCTGAACTACGAATAGGGGTGGGACTCCCTTATAATCATGCCCATGAGTTAAATCAATCCTATCATGAAGCCGTATTGGCCCTAAAACAGCTATTAAAAACACCGAACCGTAAGTATATCATTGGGGTCAAACAAGGGTCATCCCAGGAAAACCCGGAAAATGGTGTACTTGAAGTAGAGAAAAAATTGTTAGAGGCGGTCCGTCAGGGGGACGTCAATCAAGTTTTATATATTTTTGATACGTTTGTTGCCAAGCATGCAGATGATAAAAACGTAAAAGCAGTACTAGTGAAAAAGTCATTCGACGAATTGTTTATTCTGCTGTCGCGTATGCTTCATGATTTAGGTATCAGCTATGAACAAACACCGACTATTGATGTATTCGAGGATAGAAATGTGATTTTTGAAAAAGGAAAATCTCATTTATTATCAGTTGTCCATCATGTGCAGGTGTGGAGAAATAATCATGCTAAGGGTATGCTGCATAAAGCCAAGGAATATATTGAAAAGCATTTTGCTGATTCGATTACGTTAGAATCAGTGGCGGAATTTGTGGAATTGAGTCCGTTTTATTTAAGCAAATTATTTAAAGACCGATTTGGGATGACATTTATTGATTATCTGACGGAGATCAGGATCCAGCACGCCAAAGCAGAAATGGTGGATCCAGGGAAGAGCTTAAAGGAAATATGCTATTCCGTTGGCTACAAAGACCCTAATTATTTCAGCCGCGTCTTTAAAAAACAAACCGGCTTATCACCGTCAGAATTCCGCAAGGCAACCGTTAGTCAATAA